One Azoarcus sp. DN11 DNA segment encodes these proteins:
- a CDS encoding ABC transporter permease, with protein MRLPDRLRIARVLLRHEIRGVLASKALWAMLLVLSPLVGYSFIQAVSLFGEASKSALEFPELRRGMTPLDGILVPTLGSLYMAITLLFPFVAIRVVGQDKQSGAAKLAEQYPVGMGTLLTVKTLAVGVAWCLAMIPALSATAIWGVAGGHTHLPELTNLLLGHALYGFAVTGIAFFAAAVADSVATAAIVALAFTLGFWVLDFAAGSSQLDWVQTASRLSLTALLRQFEHGLFGLPQVLETILLGLSLIVAAGLWLSCGRRLSRKIGGSLCVAAAAGLLLAASGHAGFYRDFSEDRRNSFGAAEEAALARMPQRLIITLNLSPDDSRLKDIETNVLSKLRRQVPGLEVGFGDAGRVGLFGSSGDQRYGLIIYEYAGKRMESRSSDPREILSIIHGLADVTVQSEDATPYPGYPLVADVAWSGYWFYCGFPLLTLIFWRFSRMTPRHDIGKEKR; from the coding sequence ATAGCGCGGGTTCTGCTGCGGCATGAAATTCGTGGCGTCCTCGCCTCCAAGGCACTGTGGGCGATGCTGTTGGTGCTTTCCCCGCTGGTTGGCTACAGTTTCATTCAAGCGGTTTCTCTGTTCGGCGAGGCCAGCAAGTCAGCCTTGGAGTTTCCCGAATTGCGGCGCGGCATGACGCCCCTGGATGGCATTCTCGTGCCGACCCTGGGATCGCTCTATATGGCGATAACCCTACTGTTCCCTTTCGTCGCCATCCGTGTCGTCGGCCAGGACAAGCAATCCGGGGCCGCCAAACTGGCCGAGCAGTACCCGGTAGGCATGGGAACCTTGCTAACCGTCAAAACGCTGGCCGTCGGCGTTGCCTGGTGCCTTGCCATGATTCCCGCCTTGTCGGCCACGGCGATCTGGGGTGTCGCGGGAGGGCACACCCATTTGCCGGAACTGACCAACCTCCTGCTGGGGCATGCGCTGTACGGTTTTGCCGTCACCGGCATCGCTTTCTTTGCGGCGGCGGTCGCAGATTCTGTGGCGACCGCCGCGATTGTCGCCCTGGCCTTTACACTGGGATTCTGGGTGTTGGACTTCGCCGCCGGCAGCAGCCAGCTGGACTGGGTGCAGACGGCTTCGCGCCTTTCATTGACCGCACTATTGCGGCAGTTCGAGCATGGCTTGTTCGGGTTGCCCCAGGTACTGGAAACCATCCTGCTGGGCCTCTCGCTGATCGTGGCGGCGGGGCTTTGGCTCTCCTGCGGTCGCCGCCTATCCCGAAAAATCGGTGGCAGCCTGTGCGTTGCTGCCGCCGCTGGATTGTTGCTGGCGGCTTCCGGCCACGCAGGCTTCTATCGCGATTTCAGCGAGGATCGTCGCAACAGCTTCGGCGCAGCGGAGGAGGCGGCGCTGGCCCGCATGCCGCAGCGCTTGATCATTACGCTGAATCTTTCCCCGGACGATAGCCGTCTGAAGGATATCGAGACCAACGTGCTGAGCAAGTTGAGGCGGCAGGTGCCGGGGCTGGAAGTCGGTTTCGGCGATGCCGGGAGAGTCGGGCTGTTCGGTTCTTCGGGCGACCAACGCTACGGGCTGATCATCTACGAATATGCGGGCAAGCGGATGGAAAGCCGTTCCAGCGATCCGCGCGAAATCTTGTCGATCATCCATGGCTTGGCCGACGTCACGGTACAGTCGGAGGATGCGACACCCTACCCAGGCTATCCGCTAGTGGCGGATGTCGCCTGGTCGGGTTACTGGTTTTATTGCGGTTTCCCCCTGCTGACACTCATATTCTGGCGCTTCTCGCGGATGACGCCAAGGCATGACATTGGAAAGGAGAAGAGATGA
- a CDS encoding glycine zipper 2TM domain-containing protein has protein sequence MDKSMMLGIGLGALGVTAGGAVATYNLVDHGPKYAEVVAVQPLKEAVKTPREVCKDVVVNHRAPVKDQHQIAGTVVGALAGGLLGNQIGAGSGKKVATLAGAAAGGYAGKKVQENMQANDTYSTTETRCKTVTDTSERVIGYDVKYRLGEQLGHVRMDHEPGERIPVKDGRLVLTGARSADAGSGS, from the coding sequence ATGGATAAATCGATGATGCTGGGCATCGGGCTGGGGGCGCTGGGCGTCACCGCCGGGGGTGCCGTCGCCACCTACAACCTGGTCGACCACGGACCGAAGTACGCCGAGGTGGTCGCCGTGCAGCCGCTCAAGGAAGCGGTCAAGACGCCGCGCGAAGTGTGCAAGGACGTCGTGGTGAATCATCGCGCCCCGGTCAAGGACCAGCACCAGATCGCCGGCACGGTGGTCGGTGCGCTGGCCGGCGGGCTGCTGGGCAACCAGATCGGCGCAGGCTCCGGCAAGAAGGTCGCCACCCTCGCCGGCGCGGCCGCCGGCGGTTATGCGGGCAAGAAGGTCCAGGAGAACATGCAGGCCAACGACACCTACAGCACCACCGAAACCCGGTGCAAGACGGTGACGGACACCAGCGAACGGGTGATCGGCTATGACGTCAAATACCGGCTCGGCGAGCAGCTCGGCCACGTGCGCATGGACCACGAACCCGGTGAGCGCATTCCCGTCAAGGATGGCCGGCTGGTCCTGACCGGGGCGCGGAGTGCGGACGCGGGCTCGGGCAGTTGA